The following coding sequences lie in one Phragmites australis chromosome 8, lpPhrAust1.1, whole genome shotgun sequence genomic window:
- the LOC133926093 gene encoding uncharacterized protein LOC133926093, with amino-acid sequence MTTAARPTWAPAKGGNEQGGTRIFGPSQKYSSRDLAAHTTLKPRKEGQQTQDELQKRNLRDELEEREHKHYSSKDKSYAEERDRRKNSSQLLLEGSKREAEDKIVPREIDADDSDVEPRSDDESDEDDDDDTEALMAELERIKKERAEDKLRKERQQAEEEAKMKEAELMRGNPLININNPGSFSIKRRWDDDVVFKNQARGETKTAKRFINDTIRSDFHRKFLHRYMK; translated from the exons ATGACGACGGCGGCGCGGCCGACGTGGGCGCCGGCCAAGGGCGGGAACGAGCAGGGGGGCACCCGCATCTTCGGGCCCTCCCAGAAGTACTCCTCCCGCGACCTCGCCGCCCACACCACCCTCAAGCCCAG AAAAGAGGGCCAGCAGACCCAAGATGAGCTACAGAAGAGGAACCTTAGGGATGAGCTTGAGGAACGTGAACACAAGCATTACTCTTCCAAGGACAAGTCCTATGCTG AAGAGAGAGACCGGCGGAAAAATTCAAGTCAGCTGCTCTTAGAAG gttcaaagAGAGAGGCTGAGGATAAGATAGTTCCACGAGAAATTGATGCAGATGATTCCGACGTGGAACCTAGAAGTGATGATGAAAG CGATGAAGATGACGACGATGACACTGAAGCTCTAATGGCTGAGCTTGAGAGGATTAAGAAAGAAAGAGCTGAGGACAAGCTTAGAAAG GAGCGTCAACAAGCAGAAGAGGAGGCCAAGATGAAGGAGGCTGAACTGATGAGAGGAAACCCATTGATCAATATTAACAATCCCGGCTCCTTCAGTATTAAGAGAAG GTGGGATGATGATGTCGTATTCAAGAACCAGGCACGTGGAGAGACCAAGACAGCCAAACGGTTCATCAATGACACCATCAGAAGTGATTTCCACCGCAAGTTTCTGCATAGGTACATGAAGTGA
- the LOC133926094 gene encoding probable polygalacturonase, with translation MASRMLNASTLHLLRSLCLLLAASATVAARRHSPPASRPGHSMYLAPSCRAHTASLADFGGVGDGTTSNTAAFRSAVDHLSQYSGKSGGGGMLYVPAGKWLTGPFNLTSHFTLFLHSDAVILGSQNITEWPIIDPLPSYGRGRDKIGGRYASLIGGSNLTDVVITGSNGTIDGQGAIWWSKFHKNQLKYTRGYLIELMHSDTIFISNITLLNSPAWNIHPVYSSNIVVQGITILAPTHSPNTDGINPDSCSQVRIEDCYIVSGDDCVAIKSGWDEYGIAYGMPSQHIVIRRLTCVSPTSAVIALGSEMSGGIQDVRAEDITAINSESGVRIKTAVGRGAYVRDVFVRGMSLNTMKWMFRMTGNYKDHPDGKYDPNAIPVVENISYQDVVATGVNIAARLEGIQGAPFKGICIANVTAALAKSRKYPWTCTDVEGVSANVSPAPCEPLRGTHNGACPFPTDTLPIDKVTVQQCAYDVPGNTGGSN, from the exons ATGGCGTCGCGAATGCTCAACGCGTCAACTCTCCAT CTTCTGCGCTCCCTatgcctcctcctcgccgcatCGGCGACGGTCGCCGCGCGCCGCCACAGCCCACCGGCGTCCAGGCCCGGGCATAGCATGTACCTGGCGCCGAGCTGCCGGGCGCACACGGCATCGCTGGCGGACTTCGGCGGCGTGGGCGACGGCACGACGTCCAACACGGCGGCGTTCCGGTCGGCGGTGGACCACCTGTCGCAGTACTCTGGcaagagcggcggcggcggcatgctGTACGTGCCGGCGGGGAAGTGGCTGACGGGGCCATTCAACCTGACCAGCCACTTCACCCTCTTCCTCCACAGCGACGCCGTCATCCTCGGCTCACAG AACATAACCGAATGGCCAATCATCGATCCTTTGCCTTCTTATGGAAGAGGGAGGGACAAAATTGGTGGACGGTACGCTAGCCTCATCGGTGGATCAAACCTCACCGACGTAGTCATTACTG GCAGCAACGGGACAATAGATGGGCAGGGTGCGATATGGTGGTCGAAATTTCACAAGAACCAGCTCAAGTACACGCGCGGGTACCTCATCGAGCTCATGCACTCcgacaccatcttcatctccaacaTCACGCTGCTCAACTCGCCGGCGTGGAACATTCACCCGGTCTATAGCAG CAACATCGTGGTGCAAGGCATCACCATCCTCGCGCCGACGCATTCTCCCAACACCGACGGCATCAACCctg ACTCGTGCTCTCAAGTTCGCATCGAGGACTGCTACATCGTGTCGGGCGACGACTGTGTGGCGATCAAGAGCGGGTGGGACGAGTACGGCATCGCGTACGGCATGCCGAGCCAGCACATCGTGATCCGGCGCCTGACGTGCGTGTCCCCGACGAGCGCGGTGATCGCGCTGGGCAGCGAGATGTCCGGCGGCATCCAGGACGTGCGCGCGGAGGACATCACGGCCATCAACTCCGAGTCCGGCGTGCGCATCAAGACCGCCGTGGGGCGCGGCGCGTACGTGCGGGACGTGTTCGTGCGCGGGATGAGCCTGAACACCATGAAGTGGATGTTCCGGATGACGGGCAACTACAAGGACCACCCCGACGGCAAGTACGACCCCAACGCCATCCCCGTGGTGGAAAACATCAGCTACCAGGACGTGGTGGCCACCGGCGTGAACATTGCGGCGCGGCTGGAGGGCATCCAGGGCGCGCCTTTCAAGGGCATCTGCATCGCCAACGTGACGGCGGCGCTGGCCAAGTCCAGGAAGTACCCGTGGACGTGCACCGACGTGGAGGGCGTGTCGGCCAACGTGAGCCCGGCGCCGTGCGAGCCGCTGCGGGGCACGCACAACGGCGCCTGCCCCTTCCCGACCGACACGCTGCCCATCGACAAGGTCACCGTGCAGCAGTGCGCCTACGACGTCCCCGGCAACACCGGCGGCAGCAACTGA